Proteins encoded by one window of Canis lupus dingo isolate Sandy chromosome 22, ASM325472v2, whole genome shotgun sequence:
- the LOC112678891 gene encoding proline-rich nuclear receptor coactivator 2-like: MGGRERYNIPAPQSRNVSKNQQQLNRQKTKDQNSQMKVVHKKKERGHTYTSSAAARQAMQNGGKNKNFPNNQNWNSSLSSPTLLFKSQTNQNYAGAKFSEPPSPSVLPKPPSHWVPVSFNPSDKEIMTFQLKTLLKVQV; encoded by the coding sequence ATGGGTGGCAGAGAGAGGTATAACATTCCAGCCCCTCAGTCGAGAAATGTTAGTAAGAACCAGCAACAGCTTAACAGACAGAAGACCAAGGATCAGAATTCCCAAATGAAGGTTgttcacaagaaaaaagaaagaggacacacTTACACCTCCTCAGCAGCTGCACGGCAGGCCATGCAAAATGGGGGGAAGaacaaaaattttccaaataatcaaAACTGGAACTCTAGCTTATCAAGTCCCACTTTACTTTTTAAGTCTCAAACTAATCAGAACTACGCTGGAGCCAAGTTTAGTGAGCCACCATCACCAAGTGTTCTtcctaaaccaccaagccactggGTTCCAGTTTCCTTTAATCCTTCTGATAAGGAAATAATGACATTTCAACTTAAAACCTTACTTAAAGTACAggtataa